The Ferrovibrio sp. MS7 sequence GTCAGCGACATGAAGCCGCAGACATAGGTCGGCACCACGGCGAGATACGAGCCGGACTGCTTCCAGATCTTCTGGAACAGCTTCACGGCGTCGGTCAGTTCCGGGCCCTGCATGTGCGGCACGCCGTTCTGGGCGACGAGGATCGCACCCGGCTTCATCACGCGCTTGCAGTTCTTGTAGAACTCGCCGCTGAACAGCACCGTCGCCGGGCCCACCGGGTCCGGACGGTCGACGATGATCAGGTCGTAGCGTTCCTCGGTCTCGCGCACCCAAGCGGCGCCGTCGCCGACGATCAGGTTGGTGCGTTTGTCCTGGAAGGCCTTGCCGCAGATCGACGACAGGTACTTCTTCGACACGTCGATCACCACATCGTCGATCTCGACCATGGTGGCGCGGCGCACGGACTTGTGCTTCAGCACTTCTTCCAGAATGCCGCCGTCGCCGCCGCCGATGATCAGCACGTCGCGCACCTTGCCATGCGCCAGCATCGGCAGGTGGGTCAGCATCTCGTGGTAGACGAACTCATCACCCTCGGTGCACTGCACCACGCCGTCGAGGCCGAGGATGCGGCCATAACGGGCGGATTCGAACACCGTCACCTTCTGGTACTTCGACTTGCCCTCGAAGAGGACCTTCTTGATCTCGTGGCTCTGCCGGAAGCCGGTGTAGAGCGTTTCGTTAAACCACTTGGTCACAGAATCAGACCCCGCTTCATTTCGGTGCACTGGATGGTGTCGGGCAGGAAGGCGCGGCGCAGCACCGGGATCGCCTTCGCCGGCTGGCAATCGCCGCAGACGAACACGTCGAGCGCGGCATAGCCCTTTTCCGGCCAGGAATGGATCGACATGTGGCTCTCGGCCAGCACGGCCACGCCGGAGATGCCGCCATTCGGCTCGAAGTGATGCAGGTCGATGTTCAGCAGCGTCGCGCCGATGGCTTCGACAGCCTCGGTCAGGGTCTGCTTCACCAGCGCCAGGTTGTCGAGATGCTTGCCGCCCCAGAGGTCGATGATCAGGTGCTGACCGGCATAGCGCATGCCGTCCTTGTTGATGAAGTGCTCTTCCTCTTGCGCGGCCTCGGGCTGCGCGGGCACTTCGTACAGGGCCGGCTTGGCGGCAGTGGTCTTGCTCATTCAGGTCTCTCCACCATCAAATGAATCGGAACGCTCCGACGGCAGAAAGACTGTTGGGAAAGCCCCGTGGTACCGCTAAAGATCCGCAACCGGACCGGCGGCCATTCGCCACTTTCCAAACAGTCTTCAGGAGGGGGTATGGGGCCAATCGCCCCCTGATGCAAGTGAAAATTCGCCCACCGGGCACATTTTTTCGGCACCGCGGCACGGGGGTCACAAAACCCGGCATGGGGGTCACATTCTGACGGCTTACGCCAAGCTGGCGCAATGAATCGAAGGTCAGGCGAAGCTGCCGGCCAGGGTAAAGACCTCGCCGTTCAACCCGAGCTTGAACCGTGCCACGCCGGCTCCTTCCTCGGTATTGGCGCCGCCGAGATCGAAATGCTCGACGCCGAGATTTTTCAGTGCCAGCAGGCCATGCCACAGCAGGCGGTGATGCGCGCGCACCAGGCGGCCCGGCTCGCTGCTCCAGCCCGCCGCGTAGGTGGCGCCACGGCCATGGCGCAGCAGCAGCATGCCAGCCACCGGGCGGGTGCCGATCTTGGCCGTGAAAAGATGCGCGCTGTCGCCGAGTGCCGGGTCGGCCGCTGCCGCGAAGGCGCGGTAGAAGGCGCCATCGGGGCCGAGGAAGCGTTTCTCGATGCGCTGCACGTCATGGGCGCGCATCACGGTGGCGAAGGTTGTGTCGTCCCAGCTTTCATCGAGCAGCAGCGGGCTGCGCTCGGCGGCCTTCAGCGCATTGCGCCATTTGCCGTCCAGTTGGCCGCGCAGCACGGCAGGCGCCGGCGTCAGGTCCAGCCGCACGGAACTCCAGCCGGTCACCATCTGCTCCAGGCCGAGCGCGCGCATCAGGGTTTCCGACTCGGCGCCGCCCGGCAGCTCGGGCAGCCACCACAGCACGACCCGGCCCTGGCGCCAGGAGTATTGCTGGCGCAGTGCTGACAGTGCCGCCAGCCGCGCCGCGCGCTCAATGCCGGGCAGGAACAGCGGGCCGCGCACGATCCGCACCAAGCTGCCGAAAGCCGCGAAGCGGCGGCGGAAGGCCTGCGCCAGGCCGATGGTCTCGCCGTTGCCATCCAGCAGCAGCCAGCGTTCCGGCCGCGTGCGCGACACCGCCGCCACCGCCTCGCCATAGGCCCAGCTCTGCTCCAGGGTGTCGCGGCGCACCCGTGCCAGCAGGGCCGACCAGGCAGCGCGGTCGCCAATAGGCTGCAAAAGCGGATTTGAGTCGGTCATCACGGCAGCATGGGGATAGGGGCGCGGCATCGCAAGGGGGGGTGAAAGGGGGGCGCTTTCCGGCCCACTTCCCGCAAGGGGGCGATTGGGTTATTCCAGGGCATGGCCTGGTTGAAACTGCCGGCGCGCTGGCGCGGCCCCGAACGCATTCATGGCGAGGTGATTCCGGCGCCGCGGCTGACACGCCATGCGCTGCGCCGCTTCCTGCTCTGGATCCTGGCGCCGTTCCTGCTGCTCTGTCTGGCTGGCGACCTGTTGCTCTATTGGGTGTTCGCCCACTGGCTCGGCCGCTGCTATGGCCTGCTCTGCTTTTTCCAGTAACGGCTCAGCGGCATGAAAAAAACCGCCGGCCAATTTTTGCCGGAAGCGGCCCGGCGGGTATGAAAAAACCCGCCGGGCTGGTGCCTGCGGCGGGTCTTTCATAGGTATTGGCATCACGAGAAGGTTGGTGGAGCCAAGCGGGATCGAACCGCTGACCTCCTGCATGCCATGCAGGCGCTCTCCCAGCTGAGCTATGGCCCCGTAACCGTGCCGTCAGAATTCTAGTCTCCCTGGCCGGCGGGCGCGGACCTTAAGGCCAAGGCCAGGGCTTTGCAAGGGTTTCGGCGGGCGGAAATTTTCGCTTCTCCAGAGAGGCGAATCCGCCCGGCCGGGCAATCACTTAAACCCCCTTGCGGGTCAGCGTTCCTCCTCGCCGTCGGTGGCGGCATCAACATCGATCTCCTCGGCCACATCGCCGCCTTCGAGATCGTCGTCTTCAGCCAGGAAATCGTCCTGGATATCGCCATCCTCGACTTCGGGATCGGCGGCATCATCCGCCACCGGTACCGCTTTCTGCGCCGCCTTGGCGGCTTTTTCCTCGGCCTTGGCCGGGCGGCGCGATTTCACCAGCGCGTCCGGATTCAACTCGGTGCCGCATTTCGGGCACAGGATCGGGCTCTTCATCATGTCGTAGAAGGCGGCGCTGCAGCTCAGGCAGCGGCGCTTGGTGCCCCATTCCGGTTTCGCCATTATTCACACTCTCCTAAAGCCGCAACGGCATCGCTGCAGGCATTGTTCAGGCCCGGACCGTCGCCGTGGTCAGGGCGGCGCGATTGTGTTAAAGAAGCGCGCCCTGTCAACCCTTGTTTTGGCCGTCGCGGCGCGATTTTACCGCGCCCCCGGCCCCCGGACCCCCGCATAACTGCTATGACCGCTGCCGCTGCTCCCCGCCCGCATGCCAGTCGCCCCGGTAAGCCGCTCGCCGGCCACCTCTCGGTTCCCGGCGACAAGTCGATTTCGCACCGGGCGCTGATCTTCGGCGCGCTCGCGGTGGGAGAAACAGAAGTGACCGGCCTGCTGGAGGGCGAGGATGTACTGCGCACCGCCGCCGCCATGCGCGCCATGGGCGCCGAGGTGGAGCGGCTGGGCGAGGGCCATTGGCGGGTCCGCGGCGTCGGCGTCGGCGGCTTTTCCGAACCCGCCGACGTGCTCGACATGGGCAATGCCGGCACTGGTGCCCGTCTGGTCATGGGCCTGGTGGCGAGCCAGCCCTTCACCGCCATCTTCACCGGCGATGCCTCGCTGCGCCGCCGCCCGATGGGCCGGGTGGTGGAGCCGTTAAGCCGCATCGGCGCGCAATTCATCGGCCGCAGCGGCGGCCGCCTGCCGCTGGCGGTGGTCGGCGCCACGCATCCGCTGCCGATCGAATACGAATTGCCGGTGGCGTCCGCGCAGGTGAAATCCGCCGTGCTGCTGGCCGGCCTCAACGCGCCGGGCATCACCCGCGTGATCGAGCGCGAGGCGACCCGCGACCATACCGAAAACCTGCTGCGCCATTTCGGCGCCGAGGTGATGGTGGAAACCACCAAGGAAGGCGGCCGCATCATTTCGCTGGTCGGCCAGCCGGAATTGAAACCGAGCCGCATCCAGGTGCCGGGCGATCCGTCTTCCGCCGCCTTCCCGCTGGTGGCGGCGCTGATCACGCCAGGCGCCGAAGTCACCGTCGAGGGCGTCGGCATCAACCCGCTGCGTACCGGCCTGTTCGATACTTTGCGCGACATGGGCGGCGAATTGACGCTCTCGAACCAGCGCGACCAGGGCGGCGAGCCGGTAGCCGATATCACCGCACGACATTCCGCACTCAAGGGCATCACCGTGCCGCCGGAGCGCGCGCCGAGCATGATCGATGAATACCCGATCCTGTTCGTGGCCGCTGCCTGCGCTGTCGGCGAGACCGTGGTACGCGGCGCCAAGGAACTGCGCGTGAAGGAAAGCGACCGCCTGGCGGCGATGGCGCGCGCGCTGTCGGCCAATGGCGTGGCGCTGGAAGAACTGGAAGACGGCCTGATCCTGCGCGGCAACGGCACGGCGCCGAAGGGCGGCGCCAAGGTCGCCACCGAACTCGATCACCGCATCGCCATGTCGGCCCTGGTGCTCGGCCTGGCCGCGAAAGATGGCGTCAGCGTCGACGATGTCGGCATGATCGACACCAGCTTCCCGGGCTTCGTCTCGCTGATGCGGGGCCTCGGCGCGGATATCGCGCCAAGCTGAACATGCGCGGATATCGCGCCTAACTAAAGCGTGCTCTTAGCACGCGGGCGCCATCCAGCCGCACCAGCACGGTATTGCCGTCGCGCGCCGCGTCGCCGACATCCGCCGGCATCTCTGGCGGCGCTGCCACCACGGCCACATCCACATCACAATGGCCGCGCCGGGCGATGACATTGACCACGGTGGCCGGGCCGGCGGCGAGCTTGCAATCGGCTTCCAGGTCGCCATCGAACTGCATCGGCATGGCCGGGCGGCGCAGGATCAGGGCCTCGCCATTGTGGAAGCGCAGCGAAAACCCCTCGCCCTGGATCAGGGTGATCCAGCGCTCGCAGCCGGGGAAGGCGGAGAAGGGCGCGTCGCGCACGATGGCGGCGCGGCTCACCCGCCAGTCGAAACTGTCGAGATCGGCACTGTCGGGAAAGGCGGCGATGTGCCAGCTTACACCCTTGCCGTTCTTCCATGGCATGGCGCGCTGTTTCGGCACGGGGATGATCAGCATGGCGCGATCTGCATGGCGGTCAGCCCGGTATCTTCGCCAGGGCCCATTTCAGCAGCACCGGCAGGCCGGCGGCGGAACCGCCCATGACGATCTGCTGCGTGCGGCGCAATTCGCCGCCCTGGCCGAAATAGACGCTGTCTTCCAGCCGCACCAGGCCACCCTGGCCGCGCCAGCGCCAGCCAGTGCCGGATTGGGTCTTGAGCAGCACGGTATCGCCGGTGCCGATCAGTGAGGCATGCACGCTGGGATGCAGGTGGAAGCGCAGTGTGAAGGCGCGCGGGCGATCCGGTGCGCCGCCTTCCAGCACATCCTCGCCGCGCAGGTCATCGCCATTGCCGCCAAGATAGAGCCGGCGCCGGTGCAGCAGGCCGAAAGCCTGCTGCCAGCCATCATGCTCGGCGTCGATCCAGGCATGGCCGTCCTGTTCATGGCGCTGCAGCCGCACGGTGAAATGCGGTGCCGGGCGGGCATGCTCGATGCCCAAAGTGGCGTGCGCCGCCGGGCCGGCCAGGGCCTCGGCCCAGTCGCCGCCCAGCCGCCGCGCCGCGCCGCAATTGACGATCAGCCGGTCCTTGCCGTGGCTGAACTCGAAGGCCAGCGGCGCCGCATGCGGCCGGCCCATGGCCGAAGCTGATGGTGCGCCGGTATCGAGCAGCAGCAGCGCCCGCTTTGCGGTGACCCGCTCAAAACCTGAAGCAGCGGACGAGGCCGGTGGCTTGCCATGCTTGCCCTGGATCAGCGCTTCCGAAAGCAGCAAGGCATGTTCCAGCGCGCCGCCGGGTTCCTCCTCGCCGCCATGGAACAGCGCCAGGCCGCCATCGCCATGGCGGAAGAAGCGCAGCATCGGCGCCATGCGATCCATCAGCGGCAGCAGGCTCATGCGCTCAGGGTGCCCGGCGCTCAGGTAATGCTGCAACGCCACCACATCGCGGAACTGCGCGAATAGCCGGCTGGGGCAGCGCGTGACATGGCCGCCATCGCCGAGCAGGCAGGCTTCCCAGGCGAGGATCAGGTTGGGCAAAGCCTGCGGCCATTTGTCATGCCCGCCGGGCAGGCTCTCAGCGGCATAGACCAGGCCGAGCAATGCCTCGGCGCGGGCCGCCGGATCGCTTTCGCGCAATGCTGTGCGGCCGAGATGTGCCGCCTGGCGCGCGACGCTCAGCAGCAGGTCATGGCCGAAAGCCGCATCGGCATCTTTCAGCAGGAAATGCGCCGCACCGAGCCAGCTCGTCAGCCGCCGCCCGATGACGGGGGCGGCCCAGGCACGCGGCGACCAGGCGTGATGCCGCTCGATCCAATGCTGCACCAGGCTGCGGCTCATGCGCTGCGCCATCTCGCCGCCTTGCGCCGCGAAGTCGCGCAGCCAGACGAAGCCATGCAGTTCCGCCGCCCAGGCCGCGATGCTCTGCGGATCGGCATTCAGGCTGTCGATGCCGGCATCCCAGGGCGCGGCATGAGGCGACACGACTTCGAGGCCGGCGAAGGCGAAGCGGCCCTGGAACAGCCGGTCGGCGCGGGCGGCCAGGCCGGGCCAAGGATCGGTGGGCAATGAAAGGAATTCCAGCGGCGCCTGGCGCGGCAGGGTGAGGCCATAGAGCGGCGAGCCATGCCAGAGCGCGGCTAGGCGTGTGGCGAAGCTCACGGGGGGGAGGGATGTGGGGGCTTCTGGCAAGATTCTGGCCGCCGCGTTCCGGGCCGCCGGCTCAGGCGCCGCGCAGCCGGCGGATATTCTCAGCGTAATGCTCAGGACCGCCCTTGAAGCCTGCCGTGCCGGCCACCAGCACATCGGCGCCGGCGGCAATCGCCTGGCGCGCGGTTTCCTCGTTGATGCCACCATCGATCTCGAGGTCGATGGCGCGGCCCGAGGCGTCGATGGCCTGGCGCAGGCGTTTCACCTTTTCGAGCTGGCCCGGAATGAAGGCCTGGCCGCCGAAACCGGGATTGACGCTCATCACCAGCACCAAGTCCAGCAGGTCCAGCACCTGCAGCGCTGCTTCCACCGGCGTGCCGGGATTGAGCGACAGGCCGGCCTTCTTGCCCAGCGACTTGATCAGTTGCAGCGTGCGATGCACATGCGGGCCGGCTTCCGGATGCACGGTGATGATATCGGCGCCGGCCTCGGCGAAGAGCGGCACATAGGCATCCACCGGCGACACCATCAGATGTGCGTCGAACACCTTCTTGCTGTGCGGACGCAAAGCCTTAACCACGGCCGGGCCGATGGTGATATTGGGCACGAAATGCCCGTCCATCACGTCGATATGGATGTAGTCGGCACCAGCGGCATCGATCGCCGCCACTTCGGCGCCGAGCTTGGCGAAATCGGCGGAAAGGATCGACGGGGCGATTCGGGTGGCTTGCTGCGGCATAGGCCCGGCATAGCAGCTTTGGCTCGGCTCGCCAAGTAGACGCCCCCGGTGCAGCGGCCAAGTATACGAAAAGCCTCGACTTTGCCATAATCGGGACATGGAGGAACTGCCCATCAACCCGCTGCTGCCGCTCTGCGGCATCGCCCTGATCCTGGTGCTGGTCTGGCTCACCGGCGGGCGCCGCCGGGCATTGCTGGCGGATGCGGCAACCGCGCGCGGCCTGCTGGCGCAGCCGGAAACCGGGTTCCAGGCCAGCGAAATTGCCTTGAGCCGGGATGGCTCGGGCGCCATTGCCATGGATGCCGCAGGCCGGCTCGCCCTGGTGCTGCCGGTTGGCGCCAGGCTTGCCGCCCGCCTGCTCAAGCCCGCCGATATCGCGTCGCATCACCTTAAGGCGGGGAGCGACGGTACTGCCCGGCTGGAACTCGTCACCAAGGGGCCGGCTTCCCTGCGCCTCGCCTTGCTGCTGCCGCAAGCGGAAGCGCAGGCCTGGTCGGAGCGCCTGCCATGATGGGCACTCTTCCCGATCCAGTGGTGTTCGCGATTCCCGCCTTCATTGCGCTGGCGGCGATGGAAGTGCTGGTCGCCAGGCTGCGGCGGCAGGATGCCTATGAGCTGCGCGATACCGCCACCTCGCTCACCATGGGGCTGATCAACCTGGTGCAGGGCATCGCCTTCGGTGGCCTGATCTGGGCCAGCCTGGAATCAGTGCATGCTTTCCGGTTGTTCGATCTGCCGCTGAACCCTTGGACCTGGCTGGCTTTGCTGTTCGCGGAGGATTTCGTCTACTACTGGTTCCATCGCCTGAGCCACGAACATCGCGTCTGGTGGGCGGCGCATGTGAACCACCATTCCTCGCAGCATTACAATCTCTCCACGGCGCTGCGGCAGACCTGGACCGGCAACCTGGCGCTGACCTGGGTATTGTGGCTGCCGCTGGCGCTGATCGGTTTTCCGCCGGCGCTCATCATTTTCCAGAAGGGTATCAGCCTGGTCTATCAATTCTGGATTCACACCGAACAGATCAGGCGCCTGCCGGCCTGGTTCGAGGCCGTGTTCAACACGCCATCGCATCACCGCGTGCACCATGCGACCAATCCTGAATATCTCGACCGCAACTACGCCGGCATATTTATCATCTGGGACAAGCTGTTCGGCACCTTCGCGCCGGAGCGCGACGAGGAACCTTGCCGCTATGGCATCGTGAAGAATCTCGGCCGCTTCAATCCGCTGATCGTCGCCTTCCATGAATGGATCGAGATCGGTCGTGATGTCATGCAGGCAAAAAGCTGGCGCGCACGGTTCGGCTATGTCTTCGGCCCGCCAGGCTGGAGTCCGGAGGGTGGTCGCACGGCGGATGTCATCCGTGCCGAGGCCCTGGCTCAGAGACCGACCAGCACGGTGTAATGCTCGACCTCTTCCTGGTAGCGCAACAATACCGCTTGCGCCGCCGGTTCCACCACGGCACGCGATATGTCACTGCCGGCGAAGGCATGGATGTTTGACAGCGACTCCCAGTAGGTGGTGGTGACCAGTTCCACCTCGCCGCTGGGCAGCAGGCGGCGCAGCAATTGGCAGCCCTGGAAGCCAGCCAGCGCCTTGAGATGGGCGCGCACGCTGGCATTGAAGTGATGTTCGTAAAGCGGCGCGTTGCCGGGCGTGGCCCAGCCGCGCCAGATGCGGGCAATCGGCATGATGCACTCCTTAGTCCTGGGTATGGAAAGGCAAAACGGGCGCCTTGTATTGGCAAATAGACCGGTGGCAAATCGCCATGGGGAATTTTGAGACGGGCGATTTTCCAATACAGCCGTGCCTGCGGGGCTATGCTGTGGCCCAAAAGATCAGGAGGAAGCCATGTTCTTCGTCGTCATCGCCAAGGATCATCCCGGCAGCGCCATGCGGCAGAAATTCCGCGCCGAGCATCTCGAATTCATCGCCGACAAGCAGCATCTGTTCCGCTTCGGCGGGCCGCTGCTGGATGAAACCGGCAAACCGGCCGGCAGCCTGATGATCCTGGATTTCCCCGACCGCGCCGCGCTGGACAAGCATCTGGCGCAGGACCCGTATTTCCGCGAGCCGGTGTTCGAGTCCGTGCAGATTCACGAAACCCGCTGGATCGTGCCGGAAATGCAGCCCGGTGCATTGGCCGCCGAGATCGCGAAACAGAAGGCGGCGACAGCGGCTTGAGGTTTTGGCGTCTAAGCCAGCGGGCCTAATCCGACGAGGCCGAGCCGCACGCGACGGTTATGGCGGCCCTTGTTGTCGATCTTGAGGATCTTCACCGCGCGGGTGTCGCCGGTATTGTCGAGATGGGTGCCGCCGCAGGCCTGGCGGTCCAGCCCGGTGATATCGACGATGCGCACGCGGCCATCTTCCGTCGGCGGCGGTGCCACCGAGCGGCTGCGGATCAGCCCCGGCACGGCCCGCGCTTCCTCGAACGGAATGTAGGTGCAGTTGACGCGGATCTGCTGCGCGATCACGTCATTGATCGGCGCTTCCAGCGCGCGCAGGCGGTCATTGTCGGCTTCCGGCAGATCGAAATCCATCCGCGCCGTGCCGTCATCGTTCATCTGCACACCCGTCACCAGCGCGCCGTCGAAACTCTGGAACACCAGCGCGTTGAGGATATGGGTGGCGGTGTGCATCTCGCGCATCATCTGGCGGAAATTCGGATTCACAGCGGCTTCCACCTGGCCGGATAATTCCACCGGGTCCGCCAGCAGATGCCAGAGCTGGCCATCCACCACCTCGAAGCCAAGGACGCCGATATCGCCAGCACCGGCGCGCAGCGCGCCACGATCCGGCAATTGTCCGCCGCCGCCGGGATAGAACGGCGTCTCGCGCAGCCGCACGCGACCGGGCGCGGCTTCCACCACTTCGGTGGTGAGCGTCAGGGTATGGGGGTGATCATGGCAATAGAGATGCATGCCGTCCTCGTCAGCTTGAGCGCCGAGACTAGGCGGGCGGAGGCCGGGCGTATTGGTAAAAAGTTCAGGCCAGCTTATGCCGCCAGCTTATGCAGCTTGGGCGTATTGCAGCGGGGTGATGCCGTAGGCGCGCTTGAAGTTGCGGTTCAGCGCGCTCTGATCGTAGAAGCCGCAGGCCGCCGCCACGTCAGCCAGCGGTGCGCCGGCCTTGAGATGCTGGCAGGCGGCGCGCAGCCGCACCTGGTTGAGATAGGCATGCGGCCCCATGCCGGTGCAGCGGTTGAACAGCGCGATAAGCTGCGCCTTGCGCAGGCCGGCGGCCTGGCCGAGTTCATCCAGCTTCAGTGCCTCGCCATAGCGTTCCTGCATCAGATCGGTGACGCGCTGGAGCAGGCGGCGGTCGCGGCCCGGCAGGTCGGGCCGCCGGGCGCCGCTGCCATGGCGCAGGAACAGGCGGCCGAAACTCGCCTGCAGCAATTCCTCTTCCTGCAAGGCATCGGTGGAGGCTGCCAGGGCGCGGTGCAGGTTGAGGAAGCCGTCGATCAATTGCGGATCATCGACGCGGTTCTCGGTGAAATAGGGCAGCCGTTCCAGGCCCAGCCCCTCAGCCACCACGTCGAGCGCCGATTGCGTGAGATAGAGCGAGCGGTAGCGCCACAGCGAACTCCAGCCCATCCAGCCGGCATGCGGCTCGGCCGGATTGAACACGAACAGGCTGTTGGGCTGGGCCTGCTGCACCTGGCCGCGGCTTTTCACTTCCGAGCCGCCAGCCTCGGTCACCGCCACCACCAGCGCGTCATGGGCATGCGGCGCGTATTCCTGGGTCGTGAAAGCGGCCTGCATCAGGGTAAGGCCCGGCACGCGCTGGTCGCGCCAGTATTCCGCACGGTTATGGGGGTCCTGCCTCGGCATGGCTTCCACTATCCCCGCCGGGGCGGCGCCGTCAACGAAGTTTACGCTTAACGCCGGTATTGGGCTGCCGGGTGGCTGGCGGGCAGGCGGGCCAGGCGGTCGTCCCGCAGCTTGGCGCGATAGGAACCCGGCCGGTATTCGCGCTTATAGACACCGCGTGCCTGCAATTCCGGCACCACCAAGTCGACAAAATCCTCGATGCATTCCGGCATCACGGTGCGCGACAGGTTGAAGCCGTCGATATCGGTTTCGGTCATCCAGGCAATCATCGCATCGGCCACCTGGCCAGGATCGCCGATGATCGGCTGGGTGCGGCCGCCGATGCCGTATTGCTCCGCCAGGTGTCGCTTGGTGAAGGCAGCCGTACCCTTCTTGGTCAGGGAGTCGAGCGAGGATTGCATCGCGTTGGTCTGGCTGGTGCTGATCGGTTCATCCCAGCCGATGCCCGCATAGTCGATGCCGGTGCCGCCGGCCATATGCACCAGACCGCCTTCCAGGCTCCGGTGCCGTGCATACTCCGCTGCCTTCTCGCGGGCCTCGGCCTCCGTCGGTGCCACCACCACGCAGGCACTGATGAAGGCCAGGATGTCAGCGGGATCGCGGCCCCGGGCTGCGGCACGGGCACGCACATCGCGCACCGTCTCGGCCACCGTGGCCTTGGCATTGCCGGCAACGAAGATGCATTCCGCGTGCTGGGCGGCGAATGCGCGGCCGCGCGCCGACGAGCCGGCCTGATACAGCACCGGCGTGCGCTGGGGCGAGGGTTCGGCGAGGTGCACGCCCTGGGATTTGAAATGCGGCCCGTCATGGTGGATTTCATGCACGCGCGCCGGATCGGCGTAGATGCCGCTGGCGCGGTCTCGGCGCACGGCATCTTCCTG is a genomic window containing:
- the speE gene encoding polyamine aminopropyltransferase, translating into MTKWFNETLYTGFRQSHEIKKVLFEGKSKYQKVTVFESARYGRILGLDGVVQCTEGDEFVYHEMLTHLPMLAHGKVRDVLIIGGGDGGILEEVLKHKSVRRATMVEIDDVVIDVSKKYLSSICGKAFQDKRTNLIVGDGAAWVRETEERYDLIIVDRPDPVGPATVLFSGEFYKNCKRVMKPGAILVAQNGVPHMQGPELTDAVKLFQKIWKQSGSYLAVVPTYVCGFMSLTWASDQDITKTPAKTVAARFKKAGLKGLRYYNPDIATGAFALPNFVRKLIPGVKPY
- the speD gene encoding adenosylmethionine decarboxylase, yielding MSKTTAAKPALYEVPAQPEAAQEEEHFINKDGMRYAGQHLIIDLWGGKHLDNLALVKQTLTEAVEAIGATLLNIDLHHFEPNGGISGVAVLAESHMSIHSWPEKGYAALDVFVCGDCQPAKAIPVLRRAFLPDTIQCTEMKRGLIL
- a CDS encoding GNAT family N-acetyltransferase, whose protein sequence is MTDSNPLLQPIGDRAAWSALLARVRRDTLEQSWAYGEAVAAVSRTRPERWLLLDGNGETIGLAQAFRRRFAAFGSLVRIVRGPLFLPGIERAARLAALSALRQQYSWRQGRVVLWWLPELPGGAESETLMRALGLEQMVTGWSSVRLDLTPAPAVLRGQLDGKWRNALKAAERSPLLLDESWDDTTFATVMRAHDVQRIEKRFLGPDGAFYRAFAAAADPALGDSAHLFTAKIGTRPVAGMLLLRHGRGATYAAGWSSEPGRLVRAHHRLLWHGLLALKNLGVEHFDLGGANTEEGAGVARFKLGLNGEVFTLAGSFA
- a CDS encoding TIGR02300 family protein, which translates into the protein MAKPEWGTKRRCLSCSAAFYDMMKSPILCPKCGTELNPDALVKSRRPAKAEEKAAKAAQKAVPVADDAADPEVEDGDIQDDFLAEDDDLEGGDVAEEIDVDAATDGEEER
- the aroA gene encoding 3-phosphoshikimate 1-carboxyvinyltransferase yields the protein MTAAAAPRPHASRPGKPLAGHLSVPGDKSISHRALIFGALAVGETEVTGLLEGEDVLRTAAAMRAMGAEVERLGEGHWRVRGVGVGGFSEPADVLDMGNAGTGARLVMGLVASQPFTAIFTGDASLRRRPMGRVVEPLSRIGAQFIGRSGGRLPLAVVGATHPLPIEYELPVASAQVKSAVLLAGLNAPGITRVIEREATRDHTENLLRHFGAEVMVETTKEGGRIISLVGQPELKPSRIQVPGDPSSAAFPLVAALITPGAEVTVEGVGINPLRTGLFDTLRDMGGELTLSNQRDQGGEPVADITARHSALKGITVPPERAPSMIDEYPILFVAAACAVGETVVRGAKELRVKESDRLAAMARALSANGVALEELEDGLILRGNGTAPKGGAKVATELDHRIAMSALVLGLAAKDGVSVDDVGMIDTSFPGFVSLMRGLGADIAPS
- a CDS encoding HutD/Ves family protein, which gives rise to MLIIPVPKQRAMPWKNGKGVSWHIAAFPDSADLDSFDWRVSRAAIVRDAPFSAFPGCERWITLIQGEGFSLRFHNGEALILRRPAMPMQFDGDLEADCKLAAGPATVVNVIARRGHCDVDVAVVAAPPEMPADVGDAARDGNTVLVRLDGARVLRARFS
- a CDS encoding heparinase II/III family protein, giving the protein MSFATRLAALWHGSPLYGLTLPRQAPLEFLSLPTDPWPGLAARADRLFQGRFAFAGLEVVSPHAAPWDAGIDSLNADPQSIAAWAAELHGFVWLRDFAAQGGEMAQRMSRSLVQHWIERHHAWSPRAWAAPVIGRRLTSWLGAAHFLLKDADAAFGHDLLLSVARQAAHLGRTALRESDPAARAEALLGLVYAAESLPGGHDKWPQALPNLILAWEACLLGDGGHVTRCPSRLFAQFRDVVALQHYLSAGHPERMSLLPLMDRMAPMLRFFRHGDGGLALFHGGEEEPGGALEHALLLSEALIQGKHGKPPASSAASGFERVTAKRALLLLDTGAPSASAMGRPHAAPLAFEFSHGKDRLIVNCGAARRLGGDWAEALAGPAAHATLGIEHARPAPHFTVRLQRHEQDGHAWIDAEHDGWQQAFGLLHRRRLYLGGNGDDLRGEDVLEGGAPDRPRAFTLRFHLHPSVHASLIGTGDTVLLKTQSGTGWRWRGQGGLVRLEDSVYFGQGGELRRTQQIVMGGSAAGLPVLLKWALAKIPG
- the rpe gene encoding ribulose-phosphate 3-epimerase; this translates as MPQQATRIAPSILSADFAKLGAEVAAIDAAGADYIHIDVMDGHFVPNITIGPAVVKALRPHSKKVFDAHLMVSPVDAYVPLFAEAGADIITVHPEAGPHVHRTLQLIKSLGKKAGLSLNPGTPVEAALQVLDLLDLVLVMSVNPGFGGQAFIPGQLEKVKRLRQAIDASGRAIDLEIDGGINEETARQAIAAGADVLVAGTAGFKGGPEHYAENIRRLRGA
- a CDS encoding sterol desaturase family protein; this encodes MMGTLPDPVVFAIPAFIALAAMEVLVARLRRQDAYELRDTATSLTMGLINLVQGIAFGGLIWASLESVHAFRLFDLPLNPWTWLALLFAEDFVYYWFHRLSHEHRVWWAAHVNHHSSQHYNLSTALRQTWTGNLALTWVLWLPLALIGFPPALIIFQKGISLVYQFWIHTEQIRRLPAWFEAVFNTPSHHRVHHATNPEYLDRNYAGIFIIWDKLFGTFAPERDEEPCRYGIVKNLGRFNPLIVAFHEWIEIGRDVMQAKSWRARFGYVFGPPGWSPEGGRTADVIRAEALAQRPTSTV
- a CDS encoding antibiotic biosynthesis monooxygenase family protein, which produces MPIARIWRGWATPGNAPLYEHHFNASVRAHLKALAGFQGCQLLRRLLPSGEVELVTTTYWESLSNIHAFAGSDISRAVVEPAAQAVLLRYQEEVEHYTVLVGL
- a CDS encoding YciI family protein; the protein is MFFVVIAKDHPGSAMRQKFRAEHLEFIADKQHLFRFGGPLLDETGKPAGSLMILDFPDRAALDKHLAQDPYFREPVFESVQIHETRWIVPEMQPGALAAEIAKQKAATAA